From Kineosporia succinea, the proteins below share one genomic window:
- a CDS encoding MGH1-like glycoside hydrolase domain-containing protein produces the protein MWGDGGVSWGLPAEPTAEHARLAESPGPGSPWRQWGPYLAGRQWGTVREDYTADGDAWSAFPFEHSHARAYRWGEDGLGGICDRFGFLNFSVGLWNRKDPILKERLYGLTNGQGNHGEDVKEYWWAVDGTPTHSWMQWMYRYPQAEYPYQQLREENARRGRDEREYELGDTGVLDGNRFFDVMVTYAKASPDDICISIRATNHGPDAAPLDLVPQIWLRNTWAWGRDPRRGHMNQLLPPTLAVGGMEALEVQHGSLGSYYLAAEGSPVLLFCDNETNAVSLFGAERNVSPYPKDAINQRIVHGDAHLVNPFDEGTKAAVWYSFDSVAPGHSVTVKLRLSRQMPESGTFGASYDAVMKARRREADEFYARVVHPEMDKADRHVARRAYAGLLWGKQLYRYDVEQWLEGDPGSALPAPAARQAKGARNTTWRQVSLADVISMPDEWEYPWFAAWDTAFHAIPLAHVDPDFAKEQLVLMCREWAMHPNGQLPAYEWEFGDVNPPVHAWAAWHVYRIDGYRDREFLIRVFTKLLLNFSWWVNRKDSTGSNIFEGGFLGMDNIGLFDRSAPLPPGFRLEQSDATSWMAFYCQQMFKIALELSRYDKAWDDTATKFLEHFLAIARSMTSFGSHEVSLWDEEDGFFYDVLVGPDGSAQPMRVPSMVGLLPILGATEVPSWINEECPDVTARLRWLQRRRPELVGPLLFAKGPGERRMLLSLLDQDRLRRILERMFDPGQFLSPYGIRSMSQAVRSGVTTVIDGRSASIEYEPGESRTGLFGGNSNWRGPVWFPVNVLLADKLRTYGRHFGDTFTIEIPTGSGNHCTLQDAADVIDRGLVALFRPVNGKRPADGDRIEASDDPLWAEHPTFSEFFDGDTGEGLGATHQTGWTALVAHLLNPRLPPDPRQRGWA, from the coding sequence ATGTGGGGCGACGGCGGGGTCTCGTGGGGGCTCCCGGCCGAGCCGACCGCCGAGCACGCCCGGCTGGCCGAGTCTCCCGGTCCTGGCAGCCCGTGGCGCCAGTGGGGCCCGTACCTGGCGGGCCGGCAGTGGGGCACCGTGCGCGAGGACTACACCGCCGACGGCGACGCCTGGTCGGCGTTCCCGTTCGAGCACTCGCACGCCCGCGCCTACCGCTGGGGTGAGGACGGACTGGGCGGCATCTGCGACCGCTTCGGCTTCCTGAACTTCTCGGTGGGGCTGTGGAACCGGAAGGACCCGATCCTCAAGGAGCGTCTGTACGGCCTCACCAACGGCCAGGGCAACCACGGTGAGGACGTCAAGGAGTACTGGTGGGCGGTCGACGGCACGCCCACGCACAGCTGGATGCAGTGGATGTACCGCTACCCCCAGGCCGAGTACCCCTACCAGCAGCTCCGCGAGGAGAACGCCCGGAGGGGACGCGACGAGCGGGAGTACGAGCTCGGCGACACCGGGGTGCTCGACGGCAACCGCTTCTTCGACGTCATGGTGACCTACGCCAAGGCCTCGCCCGACGACATCTGCATCAGCATCCGGGCCACGAACCACGGGCCGGACGCCGCCCCGCTCGACCTGGTGCCGCAGATCTGGCTGCGCAACACCTGGGCCTGGGGCCGGGACCCGCGCCGCGGCCACATGAACCAGCTGCTGCCGCCCACTCTCGCGGTCGGGGGCATGGAGGCGCTGGAGGTGCAGCACGGTTCGCTGGGCAGCTACTACCTGGCCGCCGAGGGGTCGCCGGTGCTGCTGTTCTGCGACAACGAGACCAACGCGGTGTCGCTGTTCGGGGCCGAGCGCAACGTCAGTCCCTACCCCAAGGACGCGATCAACCAGCGGATCGTGCACGGCGACGCGCACCTGGTGAACCCGTTCGACGAGGGCACGAAAGCCGCCGTCTGGTACTCGTTCGACTCCGTCGCGCCGGGCCATTCGGTCACCGTGAAGCTGCGCCTGAGCCGGCAGATGCCCGAGAGCGGCACGTTCGGAGCCAGTTACGACGCGGTGATGAAGGCCCGGCGACGGGAGGCCGACGAGTTCTATGCCCGCGTGGTGCATCCCGAGATGGACAAGGCCGACCGGCACGTGGCCCGCCGCGCCTACGCCGGTCTGCTCTGGGGCAAGCAGCTCTACCGCTACGACGTCGAGCAGTGGCTCGAGGGCGACCCGGGCAGCGCCCTGCCGGCCCCGGCCGCCCGCCAGGCCAAGGGGGCGCGCAACACCACCTGGCGCCAGGTCTCGCTGGCCGACGTGATCTCCATGCCCGACGAGTGGGAGTACCCCTGGTTCGCCGCCTGGGACACCGCTTTCCACGCGATCCCGCTGGCGCACGTCGACCCGGACTTCGCCAAGGAACAGCTCGTGCTGATGTGCCGTGAGTGGGCGATGCACCCGAACGGCCAGCTCCCGGCCTACGAGTGGGAGTTCGGCGACGTCAACCCGCCCGTGCACGCCTGGGCGGCCTGGCACGTCTACCGCATCGACGGCTACCGCGACCGCGAGTTCCTGATCCGCGTCTTCACCAAGCTGCTGCTGAACTTCTCCTGGTGGGTGAACCGCAAGGACTCCACCGGGTCGAACATCTTCGAGGGCGGCTTCCTCGGGATGGACAACATCGGCCTGTTCGACCGTTCCGCCCCGCTGCCGCCCGGTTTCCGGCTCGAGCAGTCCGACGCCACCAGCTGGATGGCGTTCTACTGCCAGCAGATGTTCAAGATCGCGCTGGAGCTCAGCCGTTACGACAAGGCGTGGGACGACACCGCCACCAAGTTCCTCGAGCACTTCCTCGCGATCGCCCGTTCGATGACGTCGTTCGGTTCGCACGAGGTGTCGCTGTGGGACGAGGAGGACGGCTTCTTCTACGACGTGCTGGTCGGCCCGGACGGCAGCGCCCAGCCGATGCGGGTGCCCTCGATGGTCGGCCTGCTGCCGATTCTCGGGGCGACCGAGGTGCCGTCGTGGATCAACGAGGAGTGTCCCGACGTCACCGCCCGGCTGCGCTGGCTGCAGCGTCGGCGGCCGGAACTGGTGGGGCCGCTGCTGTTCGCCAAGGGGCCGGGGGAGCGGCGCATGCTGCTCTCGCTGCTCGACCAGGACCGGCTGCGGCGCATCCTGGAGCGGATGTTCGACCCCGGCCAGTTCCTGTCGCCCTACGGCATCCGCTCGATGTCGCAGGCCGTGCGCTCGGGCGTGACCACGGTCATCGACGGGCGCAGCGCCTCGATCGAGTACGAGCCCGGTGAGTCGCGCACCGGCCTGTTCGGCGGCAACTCGAACTGGCGCGGCCCGGTCTGGTTCCCGGTCAACGTGCTGCTCGCCGACAAGTTGCGCACCTACGGGCGGCACTTCGGCGACACCTTCACCATCGAGATCCCCACCGGCTCGGGCAATCACTGCACGCTGCAGGACGCGGCCGACGTGATCGACCGCGGTCTGGTGGCGCTCTTCCGGCCGGTGAACGGCAAGCGGCCGGCCGACGGCGACCGGATCGAGGCGAGCGACGACCCGCTGTGGGCCGAGCACCCCACGTTCAGCGAGTTCTTCGACGGTGACACCGGGGAAGGGCTGGGCGCGACGCACCAGACCGGCTGGACGGCACTGGTGGCGCACCTGCTGAACCCCCGGCTCCCACCCGATCCCCGGCAACGCGGCTGGGCCTGA
- a CDS encoding SWIM zinc finger family protein has protein sequence MKDYGKPLAVENGLTARSGRGSIGEQWWSRRFIGVLESFALGTRLTRGRAYARKGQVISLEVEPGVVAADVQGSRVTPYRVRIGLKKFSRLTWAKVEVVLAEQALFSAQLLAGEFPRELEPVFAQAGAPLFPGRLADLDLLCSCPDGAVPCKHIAAVFYLLAERFDDDPFLILRWRGRAREDLLDRLRELRGDALEDEDDDETPAIDRLAEAEAPTVLSASLALASLPEKAPSGRKRAKPGPPGGDAVTFWTAGRLLPLPSHPDLPPDLLLRQLPAPGNWLGGAALVGELAETYREMSDRD, from the coding sequence ATGAAGGACTACGGGAAGCCTCTCGCGGTGGAGAACGGCCTGACCGCCCGCAGCGGCCGGGGCTCGATCGGCGAGCAGTGGTGGTCGCGCCGGTTCATCGGGGTGCTCGAGTCGTTCGCCCTGGGCACCCGTCTCACGCGGGGTCGCGCCTACGCCCGCAAGGGACAGGTCATCTCGCTGGAGGTCGAGCCCGGCGTCGTGGCCGCCGACGTGCAGGGCTCGCGGGTCACGCCCTACCGGGTGCGCATCGGGCTGAAGAAGTTCTCCCGGCTGACCTGGGCCAAGGTCGAGGTGGTGCTCGCCGAGCAGGCCCTGTTCAGCGCCCAGCTGCTGGCCGGGGAGTTCCCGCGCGAGCTCGAGCCGGTGTTCGCCCAGGCCGGCGCCCCGCTGTTCCCCGGCCGCCTGGCCGACCTCGACCTGCTCTGCAGCTGCCCCGACGGGGCCGTGCCCTGCAAGCACATCGCGGCCGTGTTCTACCTGCTGGCGGAGCGTTTCGACGACGACCCGTTCCTGATCCTGCGCTGGCGCGGGCGGGCGCGCGAAGACCTGCTCGACCGGTTGCGGGAACTGCGGGGCGACGCGCTCGAGGACGAGGACGACGACGAGACCCCGGCGATCGACCGCCTGGCCGAGGCCGAGGCGCCCACGGTGCTCAGCGCGTCCCTGGCTCTGGCCTCTCTCCCGGAAAAGGCGCCTTCTGGGCGCAAGCGGGCGAAACCCGGCCCACCGGGCGGGGATGCGGTGACGTTCTGGACCGCGGGCCGGCTGCTGCCGCTGCCCAGTCATCCCGATCTGCCGCCCGATCTGCTGCTGCGTCAGCTGCCCGCGCCGGGCAACTGGCTGGGCGGCGCCGCCCTCGTGGGCGAACTCGCGGAGACGTACCGGGAGATGTCCGACCGGGATTGA